A window of the Chanodichthys erythropterus isolate Z2021 chromosome 21, ASM2448905v1, whole genome shotgun sequence genome harbors these coding sequences:
- the ppp1r12c gene encoding protein phosphatase 1 regulatory subunit 12C isoform X2, with protein sequence MGDAAVAKRREQLTRWSGSSTDREPAVPRSRWRGEISTEAPDGGRTDTNEQQKKNRLRVRFEKTAEFLAVCAGGDTEEAKEMLKEVRIINGDDDVVNCANADGITALHQACIDGSMEMVAFLLSQGANVNQVDSEGWTPLHVAASCGNLEITEFLLQQGASLCSVNCDGDVPLDIAEDEATETLLQEHTLTKGMDVEVAKRAEEEWIMHDARHWLTDGLPANICHPRTGATPLHVAAAKGYLEAIKLLCQCGLDVSAKDYDGWTPLHAAAHWGQSEACRLLAEQLCDMEAHSNGGQTPFDVADESVVSLLEELSQRQANWRTEQALIEQQNSQLSNANTASKKRRTSVCRMSSRDKMSVQDQSKERGVSGGLEINDVRESSPESSTVSSPESIVPSSGTIEDKDVKGNDQDRASHTAVVQPTPQRRESPAESPSNASSDGKKFQAPVRDEESEFQRKARSRLMRQSRRSTQGVTLTDLKEAERSIVKSNEPQYLSVQPVSPNITVTPAERDTEPVKESGEAQTRLGVRDRRKGRKERRSTGIVQLAEETDDMDANEDAEQDKSTSDSQLDYSRHSSLDYRKLYLQVLQENGDLKEKLQETQLQLNESKVHLEKLKQEKKLLQRRASELEDELKVLVDLRADNQRLKDENAALIRVISKLSK encoded by the exons ATGGGAGACGCGGCGGTGGCGAAGCGTCGAGAGCAGCTGACGCGATGGTCGGGCTCCAGTACAGATAGAGAGCCTGCGGTGCCGCGGAGTCGCTGGAGAGGAGAGATTAGCACAGAAGCTCCTGATGGAGGCAGAACAGACACCAATGagcagcagaaaaaaaacag GTTGCGGGTAAGATTTGAGAAGACTGCAGAGTTCCTAGCAGTGTGCGCTGGTGGTGACACAGAGGAGGCAAAAGAGATGCTGAAAGAAGTACGAATAATAAATGGAGATGATGATGTGGTCAattgtgccaatgcagatggaaTAACAGCTTTACACCAG GCCTGTATTGATGGCAGTATGGAGATGGTGGCATTTCTTCTGTCTCAGGGTGCCAATGTTAACCAGGTGGACAGTGAGGGTTGGACTCCTCTTCATGTGGCTGCCTCCTGTGGAAACCTGGAGATAACAGA ATTTCTGCTCCAGCAGGGTGCATCTCTTTGCTCAGTGAACTGTGATGGTGATGTACCACTGGACATTGCAGAGGATGAGGCCACAGAGACACTGCTGCAGGAACACACATTAACAAAGG GCATGGATGTGGAAGTAGCTAAGCGGGCAGAAGAGGAGTGGATCATGCACGATGCCCGCCATTGGCTCACAGATGGGCTACCTGCTAATATTTGCCACCCCCGGACTGGTGCTACTCCCTTACATGTAGCAGCAGCTAAAGGATATTTGGAGGCCATTAA attgTTGTGTCAGTGTGGTCTGGATGTCAGTGCTAAAGACTATGATGGCTGGACTCCTCTCCATGCTGCGGCTCACTGGGGTCAGAGTGAGGCCTGCCGTCTGCTTGCTGAGCAGCTGTGTGACATGGAGGCCCATAGTAATGGG ggTCAGACTCCATTTGATGTGGCGGACGAGAGTGTTGTATCTTTACTAGAAGAGCTGTCTCAGAGACAGGCTAAT TGGAGGACTGAACAGGCACTTATTGAGCAACAAAATTCACAGTTATCAAATGCCAACACTGCAAGCAAAAAACGCAG GACCTCTGTGTGCCGGATGAGCAGCAGGGACAAAATGAGTGTACAGGACCAATCTAAAGAACGAGGGGTCTCAGGTGGCCTGGAAATAAACGATGTGAGAGAAAGCAGCCCAG AAAGTTCAACAGTATCATCTCCAGAGAGCATTGTTCCTTCTTCAGGG aCCATTGAGGATAAAGATGTGAAGGGGAATGATCAGGATAGAGCGAGTCACACAGCAGTTGTGCAGCCCACCCCTCAGAGGCGAGAGTCACCTGCTGAGAGCCCCAGTAACGCCTCTAGTGATGGAAAGAA GTTTCAGGCTCCAGTGAGAGACGAGGAATCAGAGTTTCAGAGGAAAGCTCGTTCGCGTCTTATGCGGCAGTCACGACGATCAACACAG GGAGTAACACTGACAGATCTTAAGGAAGCAGAACGGAGTATTGTTAAGAGCAATGAACCTCAGTACCTCAGTGTTCAGCCTGTGAGCCCCAACATCACAGTAACACCAGCTGAGAGAG ACACAGAGCCAGTGAAAGAATCTGGAGAAGCACAGACAAGACTTGGAGTGAGAGATCGCAGGAAAGGGAGGAAAGAGAGACGCTCAACTGGCATTGTTCAGCTTGCTGAAGAG ACAGATGATATGGATGCAAATGAAGACGCTGAACAAGACAAGAGCACaag cGATTCTCAGTTAGATTATTCTAGACACTCTTCTCTGGATTATAGAAAg TTGTATCTGCAGGTGTTGCAAGAGAATGGAGATCTAAAAGAGAAACTGCAAGAAACTCAACTGCAGCTAAATGAGAGTAAAGTTCATCTGGAGAAACTCAAACAG GAAAAGAAACTTCTTCAGCGGAGAGCATCTGAGTTAGAAGATGAGCTCAAA GTGCTTGTGGATTTGCGTGCTGATAACCAGAGACTGAAGGATGAAAATGCAGCTCTCATTCGTGTCATTAGTAAGCTGTCGAAATGA
- the ppp1r12c gene encoding protein phosphatase 1 regulatory subunit 12C isoform X1 — MGDAAVAKRREQLTRWSGSSTDREPAVPRSRWRGEISTEAPDGGRTDTNEQQKKNRLRVRFEKTAEFLAVCAGGDTEEAKEMLKEVRIINGDDDVVNCANADGITALHQACIDGSMEMVAFLLSQGANVNQVDSEGWTPLHVAASCGNLEITEFLLQQGASLCSVNCDGDVPLDIAEDEATETLLQEHTLTKGMDVEVAKRAEEEWIMHDARHWLTDGLPANICHPRTGATPLHVAAAKGYLEAIKLLCQCGLDVSAKDYDGWTPLHAAAHWGQSEACRLLAEQLCDMEAHSNGGQTPFDVADESVVSLLEELSQRQANWRTEQALIEQQNSQLSNANTASKKRRTSVCRMSSRDKMSVQDQSKERGVSGGLEINDVRESSPESSTVSSPESIVPSSGTIEDKDVKGNDQDRASHTAVVQPTPQRRESPAESPSNASSDGKKFQAPVRDEESEFQRKARSRLMRQSRRSTQGVTLTDLKEAERSIVKSNEPQYLSVQPVSPNITVTPAERDTEPVKESGEAQTRLGVRDRRKGRKERRSTGIVQLAEETDDMDANEDAEQDKSTSDSQLDYSRHSSLDYRKLYLQVLQENGDLKEKLQETQLQLNESKVHLEKLKQNQENGSDRPALLELERFEKKLLQRRASELEDELKVLVDLRADNQRLKDENAALIRVISKLSK, encoded by the exons ATGGGAGACGCGGCGGTGGCGAAGCGTCGAGAGCAGCTGACGCGATGGTCGGGCTCCAGTACAGATAGAGAGCCTGCGGTGCCGCGGAGTCGCTGGAGAGGAGAGATTAGCACAGAAGCTCCTGATGGAGGCAGAACAGACACCAATGagcagcagaaaaaaaacag GTTGCGGGTAAGATTTGAGAAGACTGCAGAGTTCCTAGCAGTGTGCGCTGGTGGTGACACAGAGGAGGCAAAAGAGATGCTGAAAGAAGTACGAATAATAAATGGAGATGATGATGTGGTCAattgtgccaatgcagatggaaTAACAGCTTTACACCAG GCCTGTATTGATGGCAGTATGGAGATGGTGGCATTTCTTCTGTCTCAGGGTGCCAATGTTAACCAGGTGGACAGTGAGGGTTGGACTCCTCTTCATGTGGCTGCCTCCTGTGGAAACCTGGAGATAACAGA ATTTCTGCTCCAGCAGGGTGCATCTCTTTGCTCAGTGAACTGTGATGGTGATGTACCACTGGACATTGCAGAGGATGAGGCCACAGAGACACTGCTGCAGGAACACACATTAACAAAGG GCATGGATGTGGAAGTAGCTAAGCGGGCAGAAGAGGAGTGGATCATGCACGATGCCCGCCATTGGCTCACAGATGGGCTACCTGCTAATATTTGCCACCCCCGGACTGGTGCTACTCCCTTACATGTAGCAGCAGCTAAAGGATATTTGGAGGCCATTAA attgTTGTGTCAGTGTGGTCTGGATGTCAGTGCTAAAGACTATGATGGCTGGACTCCTCTCCATGCTGCGGCTCACTGGGGTCAGAGTGAGGCCTGCCGTCTGCTTGCTGAGCAGCTGTGTGACATGGAGGCCCATAGTAATGGG ggTCAGACTCCATTTGATGTGGCGGACGAGAGTGTTGTATCTTTACTAGAAGAGCTGTCTCAGAGACAGGCTAAT TGGAGGACTGAACAGGCACTTATTGAGCAACAAAATTCACAGTTATCAAATGCCAACACTGCAAGCAAAAAACGCAG GACCTCTGTGTGCCGGATGAGCAGCAGGGACAAAATGAGTGTACAGGACCAATCTAAAGAACGAGGGGTCTCAGGTGGCCTGGAAATAAACGATGTGAGAGAAAGCAGCCCAG AAAGTTCAACAGTATCATCTCCAGAGAGCATTGTTCCTTCTTCAGGG aCCATTGAGGATAAAGATGTGAAGGGGAATGATCAGGATAGAGCGAGTCACACAGCAGTTGTGCAGCCCACCCCTCAGAGGCGAGAGTCACCTGCTGAGAGCCCCAGTAACGCCTCTAGTGATGGAAAGAA GTTTCAGGCTCCAGTGAGAGACGAGGAATCAGAGTTTCAGAGGAAAGCTCGTTCGCGTCTTATGCGGCAGTCACGACGATCAACACAG GGAGTAACACTGACAGATCTTAAGGAAGCAGAACGGAGTATTGTTAAGAGCAATGAACCTCAGTACCTCAGTGTTCAGCCTGTGAGCCCCAACATCACAGTAACACCAGCTGAGAGAG ACACAGAGCCAGTGAAAGAATCTGGAGAAGCACAGACAAGACTTGGAGTGAGAGATCGCAGGAAAGGGAGGAAAGAGAGACGCTCAACTGGCATTGTTCAGCTTGCTGAAGAG ACAGATGATATGGATGCAAATGAAGACGCTGAACAAGACAAGAGCACaag cGATTCTCAGTTAGATTATTCTAGACACTCTTCTCTGGATTATAGAAAg TTGTATCTGCAGGTGTTGCAAGAGAATGGAGATCTAAAAGAGAAACTGCAAGAAACTCAACTGCAGCTAAATGAGAGTAAAGTTCATCTGGAGAAACTCAAACAG AATCAAGAGAATGGATCAGACAGACCAGCCCTACTAGAGCTGGAGAGATTT GAAAAGAAACTTCTTCAGCGGAGAGCATCTGAGTTAGAAGATGAGCTCAAA GTGCTTGTGGATTTGCGTGCTGATAACCAGAGACTGAAGGATGAAAATGCAGCTCTCATTCGTGTCATTAGTAAGCTGTCGAAATGA